The genomic window CGCATTAGGCTCAAGTTTATCTGCATTGTGGATTTTAATTGCTAATGCCTGGATGCAACATCCTGTAGGTTCAAAATTTAATTTTGAAACCATGCGAATGGAAATTACGAATTTTTCTGAGGTGTTTTTTAATCCCGTAGCGCAAGCCAAATTTGTCCATACCATCAGCGCTGGGTATGTCACTGGAGCTATGTTTGTAATGTCAATCAGCGCGTATTATTTATTGCGTAAACGAAATATTGAATTTGCAAAACGTTCCATGACTGTTGCAGCCTCATTTGGATTAGCGACAGCACTTTCAGTAGTTGTACTGGGTGATGAAAGTGGATATTTAGCAACTTCACATCAGCATATGAAAGTGGCTGCAATGGAAGCCATGTGGCATACAGAACCGGCTCCTGCAGCGATTACCGTATTCGGGATACCAGATATTGATTCTCAAACAACCCATTACAAACTTGAAATCCCCTACCTGTTAGGGCTAATTACCACTCGCTCAATTGACGAACAATTGCCAGGAATTGTTGAGCTAGTACAAGCTTCAAAACCTAGAATTGCCAACGGAATGAAAGCCTACGTTGCTTTGAATACACTTCAAAAAGATCCTACCAATTCTGCTGCGAAAAAAATATTAGAAGACAACGCTAATGATTTAGGCTATGGCTTATTATTGAAAAAATTCATTGATGATCCAGCTAAAGCAGGCACAGAAGAAATTGATAAAGCTGCATGGTCTACAGTTCCCAATGTACTACCGATTTTTTTCTCATTCCGATTAATGGTCGCCTGTGGATTTTTCTTTATTTTATTTTTTGGTTATGGTTTCTATTTAACTACTCGTCGACGAATTACTTCTGTTCGTTGGTATCACAGACTCGCTTTATATTCCTTACCGTTGCCTTGGATTGCCAGTGAATTAGGTTGGTTTATTGCTGAAAACGGTCGTCAACCCTGGGTAATCGAAGGTGTATTACCCACTTTCATGGGAACATCATCAGTCACTACTCAACAACTTTGGACTTCGCTTTCAGGATTTATAGTATTTTACTCGGTCTTAGCCATCGTTGAATTCTATTTGATGGTGAAATACATTAAATTGGGACCTGAAGGAATGAACTATAACAGCGGTGACGATCAGAAAATCATTTCAAAAGGATCAGATTATGCTTGATTACGCAACTTTACGAGTAATTTGGTGGGTTCTGTTAGGACTTCTACTCATCGGATTTTCCATCATGGACGGCTATGATTTAGGTTCTGCCCTATTAATTCCATTTGTTGGAAGAACTGATGACGAAAGACGTGTAATTATCAATACCTTCGGACCTGTATGGGAAGGTAATCAAGTGTGGTTTATTTTAGGTGGCGGTGCAATTTTTGCGGCATGGCCAACATTGTATGCTGTATCATTTTCTGGATTTTATCTCGCAATGTTTGCTTTACTGTGTACATTTATTATAAGACCCGTCGCGATAAAATATCGTTCAAAAATGCCACAAAAAATCTGGCGAAACACATGGGATGGTCTGCTCTCAGGCGCCGCATTTGTTGGTGCATTAATTTTTGGGGTTGCTGTAGGTAATGTGTTGCAAGGTGTACCCTTTCATTTTACACCCGATTTACGCGTGTTTTACACCGGTACTTTTTGGCAATTATTAAATCCGTTCGCACTTTTATGCGGCCTTCTCAGCGTTGCCATGATCATTATGCAAGGCGGTTATTATCTCTCTACTAAAACAGAAGCGCCTCTTCGAAATCGCGCACTCTTCAGCGCACGATTAATGTCACTTCTCGTTATCTTATTATTTGCAGCCGGCGGATATTGGATTTCACAGTTGGATGGTTATACCATCATCACAAGCTTAGGAACTGAAGGGCCTTCGAATCCCTTACATAAAGTCGTGTCATTACAAAACGGAGCCTGGTTGAAAAATTATGCAGCATTACCATGGACTTTGCTTGCACCT from Gammaproteobacteria bacterium includes these protein-coding regions:
- a CDS encoding cytochrome ubiquinol oxidase subunit I codes for the protein MMMALDIVMLSRLQFATTAMYHFIFVPLTLGLSVLLGIMETVYVMTNREIWRDMTKFWGVLFGINFAMGVATGVTMEFQFGTNWAYYSHYVGDIFGSILAIEGLMAFFLEATFVGLFFFGWKRLSKIQHLIVTWLVALGSSLSALWILIANAWMQHPVGSKFNFETMRMEITNFSEVFFNPVAQAKFVHTISAGYVTGAMFVMSISAYYLLRKRNIEFAKRSMTVAASFGLATALSVVVLGDESGYLATSHQHMKVAAMEAMWHTEPAPAAITVFGIPDIDSQTTHYKLEIPYLLGLITTRSIDEQLPGIVELVQASKPRIANGMKAYVALNTLQKDPTNSAAKKILEDNANDLGYGLLLKKFIDDPAKAGTEEIDKAAWSTVPNVLPIFFSFRLMVACGFFFILFFGYGFYLTTRRRITSVRWYHRLALYSLPLPWIASELGWFIAENGRQPWVIEGVLPTFMGTSSVTTQQLWTSLSGFIVFYSVLAIVEFYLMVKYIKLGPEGMNYNSGDDQKIISKGSDYA
- the cydB gene encoding cytochrome d ubiquinol oxidase subunit II — protein: MMLDYATLRVIWWVLLGLLLIGFSIMDGYDLGSALLIPFVGRTDDERRVIINTFGPVWEGNQVWFILGGGAIFAAWPTLYAVSFSGFYLAMFALLCTFIIRPVAIKYRSKMPQKIWRNTWDGLLSGAAFVGALIFGVAVGNVLQGVPFHFTPDLRVFYTGTFWQLLNPFALLCGLLSVAMIIMQGGYYLSTKTEAPLRNRALFSARLMSLLVILLFAAGGYWISQLDGYTIITSLGTEGPSNPLHKVVSLQNGAWLKNYAALPWTLLAPILGFTGALFAMLLSGLWRSKLSMVFSSLSIFGIISTVGVSMFPIILPSSSTPSASLAVWDSSSSQITLTIMLYATAIFLPIILIYTSWVIRVMRGPITVEEIKGNDKTLY